The DNA window GCCCCCAACCGGCCTCGACCTTCTCGCCACGGACAGCTTCTATTTCCTCCAACTGCAGTTGGCGCGAATGTTCAGCCAGTCGTGATGCAAGGATCTGCATTGCGCGGTTCCTATTTTGGAGCTGCGATCGCTGATTTTGGCAAGCGACCACGATGCCGGTGGGTAGATGTGTGATCCGCACTGCGGAGTCCGACGTGTTGACATGCTGCCCACCGGCGCCCTGAGAGCGATAGGTATCAATCCGCAGATCGTCCTGGTTGATCTCTACCTCGCCAATCTCGATCTCAGGGACGACGTCGACACCTGCGAAACTCGTGTGGCGCCTCGCCTGCGAATCAAACGGAGATATGCGCACCAACCTGTGTGTGCCGCGCTCGCTCTCAAACGTCCCGTACGCGTGGTCGCCGCGAATGGTGATCGTCGCGGACTTGATACCGGCCTCGTCACCAGACTGGATCTCGTCGATGACAAAGTCCAGCGGACTCCGTTCAAGGTAACGAACGTACATGCGCAGGAGAATCTCGGCCCAGTCCTGGGCGTCGACGCCTCCGGCGCCAGCGTGCACGCTCACGATGGCGGCACGGTCGTCGTACTCTCCGAAAAACAGCGTCTCGCGTTCAAGAGCATCCACCACCGTGCTCAGTGCGCCAAGCTCCTCAACGAGCTCGGCCTCAGATTCAACATCTCCCTCTTCCAGCGCGATCTCGAGAAGAATCTCGGTGTCGTCGAGTGATTCTGTGAGGCCCCCAACGCGATCGATCACACTGCCAAAGCGAGCCAGCTTCTGAGTGATCGCACGGGCACGGACGTCGTCTTTCCAAAGGTCGGGCGCCGCAGCAAGTTCGCGTAAATGAACTAGCTCGGCTTCCTTGCCAGGAACGTCAAAGGAACCTCCTGGCGTTATCGAGCCGGGTGCGGAGTTGCTGGATGAGGCGGAGAGGATCGCTGTTGTTCATAGTGCGCCCGATGCTACACGGACAAGCGGGCACAACCGCGCCGAAGGGTTACTGGCTGGCGCCCGGCTTACCGTGACAGTATTTGAATTTCTTACCCGATCCGCAATGACATGGCTCATTGCGACCGATCTTCTGCTTGACGCGAACGGTCGGATGTTTTGCAACAGGTCCCGACGTCTGGACGTTTTTCGGACGTTCGGGCTGCTTGCGCTGCTCGACTTTGACGTGAAAGACGTACCGAATTCCGTCCCGCTTTACGGAGTCAACAAGATCCGAAAAGGCGTCGTACCCCTCCCTCTGGTACTCGACCAGCGGATCACGTTGCGCGAGCGCCCGCAGACCGATACCCGAACGCAGATAGTCCATTGCTGCGAGGTGATCTCGCCATTTGTTGTCGATAACCGTCAAAATCACCGACCGTTCAAGCTGTCGGAGTAGGTCGGTTCCCAGTTCGGCTTCGCGGGCCACGTACGCCTTGGCGGCTTCGTTGAGGAACGCCTCGACCACCTCATCCTCGGTGATCGTATCCGCATCTGCAAACGAGGCTCGAGTCAACGTTGATGGGTAGACCTGGGCCATGGCGTGCTCAAGCTCATCCCAGTCCCATTCATGTGGATCAACGTTCTCGATCACGGCGAGAACTTCGTTTTCGACAACCTCATCGCGCCAAGTCTCGACAAGCGAGCTGGTGTCGTCATCCTGGAGAACCTGGTTGCGCCATTGATAAATGATCTTGCGCTGCGTGTTCATCACTTCGTCGTACTTCAGTACGTCCTTGCGAATCTCAAAGTTCTGCGACTCGACTTGGGTCTGGGCACGTTCGATCGCCTTTGACACCATCCCAGCCTCGATCGGCACGTCGCGGGGAATCTTGAGTCGCGCCATGATCGATGCAACACGGTCGTTGGCGAAGCGGCGCATGAGATCGTCCTGGAGAGACAAGTAGAACCGTGACTCACCAACGTCACCTTGACGGCCGGAACGCCCGCGGAGCTGATTGTCGATGCGGCGCGAGTCGTGTCTCTCGGTTCCTAAAACGTACAACCCCCCGGCATTTAGCACGACTGACTTCGCCGCGGCGGTCTCGACAGTGAACTTCTTCGTAGCCTCCGCGAGCACCGCAGAATATTCTTGCGCATCGGGCAGGATGTCGAGCTTGCGCATTTCCTGCTCGGCAAGCGCTTCGGGGTTGCCGCCGAGCATGATGTCGACCCCACGCCCAGCCATGTTCGTCGCAACAGTGACCGCACCCGGTTGCCCGGCCTGTGCAACGATTACGCTCTCGTTGGCGTGCTGTTTGGCGTTAAGTACCTCGTGTTTCACGCCGCGCCGGCTGAGCAGGCCCGACAAGAGCTCGGACTTCTCGATCGAAATCGTGCCGACGAGTATGGGCTGCAGGTCCTCGTGACGTTCTACGATGTCATCGACGAGCGCGTCGAACTTCGCTTCCTCATCGATGTACACCAAATCTGGTTGATCGGCGCGGGCGATGTCCTCGTTGGTGGGAACCACAATGACGTCGAGACCGTAGATCTCCTTGAACTCGCCCTCTTCGGTGACAGCCGTCCCGGTCATGCCACACAGTTTTTCATACATCCGGAAGTAGTTCTGCAACGTGATCGTGGCGAGGGTCTGGTTCTCCTCTTTGATGCGAACGCCTTCTTTGGCTTCAATCGCCTGATGCTGCCCCTCCGAATACCGACGCCCGTCGAGCACGCGGCCGGTAAACTCGTCGACAATCTTCACTTCTCCGTTGTTGATCAGGTAGTCGACGTCACGCTCGTAAAGTTCCTTCGCTTTTAGCGCGACATCGAGATGTTGAATCATGTCGACGTTGGCGTGGTCGTACATGTTTTCGATCCCGAGGATCTCTTCGACCCGATACACTCCCTGTTCGGTGGTGATGACAAGCCGCTTCTTTTCATCGACCTCGTAGTCATCGTCGCGACGCAACCGCTGAACGATGCGAGCGAACTCCTTGTACCACTTGCCTGATTCACCGACGATCCCTGAGATGATGAGCGGCGTGCGGGCCTCGTCGATGAGGATCGAATCGACCTCGTCGATGATGGCGTAGGCATGACCTTGCTGCACCATGTTCTGGGGGCGCATTGCCATGTTGTCGCGCAGATAGTCGAAACCGAACTCGTTGTTGGTCCCGTACGTGATGTCTGCTTCGTACTCGGGGCGGCGCTCCTCCGGCGTCAT is part of the Acidobacteriota bacterium genome and encodes:
- the secA gene encoding preprotein translocase subunit SecA; this translates as MSIFRKVLHFGEGKHLKELLELVDAVNAVEAGVVDLTDEELRAKTDEFRKRLEVGESVDDLEVEAFAVVREAAIRVLGQRHYDVQVIGAGALNRGMIAEMRTGEGKTLVGTMPAYLNGLTGDGVHIVTVNDYLASRDAQWMGRIHKFLGLSVGLIQSSMTPEERRPEYEADITYGTNNEFGFDYLRDNMAMRPQNMVQQGHAYAIIDEVDSILIDEARTPLIISGIVGESGKWYKEFARIVQRLRRDDDYEVDEKKRLVITTEQGVYRVEEILGIENMYDHANVDMIQHLDVALKAKELYERDVDYLINNGEVKIVDEFTGRVLDGRRYSEGQHQAIEAKEGVRIKEENQTLATITLQNYFRMYEKLCGMTGTAVTEEGEFKEIYGLDVIVVPTNEDIARADQPDLVYIDEEAKFDALVDDIVERHEDLQPILVGTISIEKSELLSGLLSRRGVKHEVLNAKQHANESVIVAQAGQPGAVTVATNMAGRGVDIMLGGNPEALAEQEMRKLDILPDAQEYSAVLAEATKKFTVETAAAKSVVLNAGGLYVLGTERHDSRRIDNQLRGRSGRQGDVGESRFYLSLQDDLMRRFANDRVASIMARLKIPRDVPIEAGMVSKAIERAQTQVESQNFEIRKDVLKYDEVMNTQRKIIYQWRNQVLQDDDTSSLVETWRDEVVENEVLAVIENVDPHEWDWDELEHAMAQVYPSTLTRASFADADTITEDEVVEAFLNEAAKAYVAREAELGTDLLRQLERSVILTVIDNKWRDHLAAMDYLRSGIGLRALAQRDPLVEYQREGYDAFSDLVDSVKRDGIRYVFHVKVEQRKQPERPKNVQTSGPVAKHPTVRVKQKIGRNEPCHCGSGKKFKYCHGKPGASQ
- the prfB gene encoding peptide chain release factor 2 (programmed frameshift), whose product is MNNSDPLRLIQQLRTRLDNARRFLDVPGKEAELVHLRELAAAPDLWKDDVRARAITQKLARFGSVIDRVGGLTESLDDTEILLEIALEEGDVESEAELVEELGALSTVVDALERETLFFGEYDDRAAIVSVHAGAGGVDAQDWAEILLRMYVRYLERSPLDFVIDEIQSGDEAGIKSATITIRGDHAYGTFESERGTHRLVRISPFDSQARRHTSFAGVDVVPEIEIGEVEINQDDLRIDTYRSQGAGGQHVNTSDSAVRITHLPTGIVVACQNQRSQLQNRNRAMQILASRLAEHSRQLQLEEIEAVRGEKVEAGWGRQIRSYVMQPYQMVKDLRSNYEIGNVQGVLDGDLDGFIDAYLQWRREEHETSTIEVTVD